The stretch of DNA GGTTGTCAACGCCGCCTCCTCGTTCCCGATGATGGCGGAGCGGCGCGTCGTGCTCGTGCGCGACCTTCACCTGATGCCGGATGCAGGCTTGAAACTCTTGCTTTCTTATGCAGCTAACCCTTCGCCTACCACCTGTCTCGTCATGAGCAGCGCGAAAATGGACGCTGCAAGCGGTTTTGTCAAAAAGTTGCCGGATTCCGTCTATGTTTTGGAATGTCGGCCTCTGTACGAGAATCAAATTCCGCAATGGTTGACACTATATGTAAAAAAGCGCGGGTACAGCATTACACCGGAAGCGGTCTCTCTGCTGCAGGCTGAAATCGGTGCTTCGCTGCTGCGTTTGGCATCCGAAATCGAAAAGATCGAGCTTTTACTGGAAGGCCGCAAAGTGATCGAGGCGGCGGATGTGGAAAAGGTGGTCGGCAGTTCACGGCAATTTACGGTGTTCGAGTTACGTGACGCACTCGGTGAACGCAATGCGGTCAAAGCGGTTCGCACCCTCAACCGGCTGCTGGAGGTCGG from candidate division KSB1 bacterium encodes:
- the holA gene encoding DNA polymerase III subunit delta, with product MPKPKNTETDFYQKLEKKDFSPVYFFFGAEEFLIQQYTDDLLRAALTDQDRDFNLDIFYANECDAATVVNAASSFPMMAERRVVLVRDLHLMPDAGLKLLLSYAANPSPTTCLVMSSAKMDAASGFVKKLPDSVYVLECRPLYENQIPQWLTLYVKKRGYSITPEAVSLLQAEIGASLLRLASEIEKIELLLEGRKVIEAADVEKVVGSSRQFTVFELRDALGERNAVKAVRTLNRLLEVGEKPVGIVASLFTHFASLAKAKELDRQSPKEMLAAALKVNPYFVEKIFYQANRYSTEQLDQVFSLLLEADQQLKSSAQKPELILQLLVMEIVTLGRKNE